A stretch of DNA from Campylobacter sp. MG1:
AAGAATTTCAAATCTTTACAAGAAAGCACAAACGGAGAATTTGGCGGTCTTGGAATGACTTTATCAATTAAAGATAATGCAATAACCGTTATTGCACCTATTGAAGGAACACCTGCTGATAAAATTGGTATAAAATCAGGCGATGTTATTTTAAAAATTGAAAATGAAAGCACAATAGGAATGAATCTTGATGACGCAGTTTCTAAAATGCGTGGCAAACCAAATACTAAGATTAATATTACAATATATAGAAAAGGCGAGAAAAAGCCACTAGATTTTACGATAACAAGAGATATTATAAAAGTTGAAAGCGTTTATACTAAAAAAATAGAAAATACAGACTTTTTATACATTAGAATTACAAGTTTTGATAGAAATGTTGTAAGTAAAGTAAAAGACGCATTAGCTATTAATAAGGATATTAAAGGGATAGTAATTGATTTAAGAAACAATCCAGGTGGTTTATTAAACCAAGCTACAGATTTATTGAATTTATTTATTGATAAAGGTATTTTAGTATCTCAAAAAGGAAGAAATGAAGAGAGTAAAGAAGATACTGTAGCTATTAAGAGTTTTGCAACTCATACTAAGCTTCCTATAAGCATTATTGTAAATGGTGGAAGTGCAAGTGCAAGCGAAATTGTAAGTGGAGCTATGCAAGATAGAAAAAGAGCGATTATTGTTGGGGAAAAAACATTTGGCAAAGGTAGTGTTCAAATGGTAAGAGAGATAGGAAATAATGAAGGTGTAAAATTAACAATAGCAAAATATTATCTACCAAGCGGAAGAACTATTCAAGCAGTAGGAGTTACCCCTGATATTATTGTTTATCCTGGCAAGGTAAATACTGAAGATAATGGTTTTAATATTAAAGAAAGTGATTTGAAAAAACATTTAGAAAATGAATTAGAAAAAATTGACGATAAAAAAGATGATAAAAAAGATGATAAAAATTTAATTACAGAAGAAAATATTAATAATGATGCACAATTAAAATCAGCCATAGATGCCTTAAGGATATTGGTTATTAAAGGAAATTAATGAAAAAAATATTATTGTTAATATTTAGTATCATTATGTTTGCAGCTCCTACAAAGGAGCTTAGTGTTATGGATGCGCAAGTTTATACAAATTTGACACAGAATGATGAAGCTAATTTTGATAGTAATGTTAAAGAAGAATTTAATGATAATATTGAATTAGTTATAGATACTAAATTTTCTAAAAAAAATGTTAAAGTAAATGAGATTTTTTATGTTGATGTTGTTATAAATAGTAATTATGAAATAAATTTTACACCTGAAATAAGTTTTAATAACAGTGTTGATATGCAAATATTAAATAAAAAATTTGATTTTATTAGCGAAAAAGGCGTATATAAAACAAGAATTTATATGCAGGCAAATACGGCAAATGCTAAACTTAGTGGAATGAGTGCTAGTTTGTTTAGAAATACTCAATTAGTTGGTAAAAGTAGTGTTTTGTTTGAACCAATTATTATAGAAACTTTACCATTTAATAAAGATTATTCAAATTTGGTTGCTAGTAATTTAGAAATTTCAGCATTAAAATGTACAATGTATGATGATGAAAATACTATTTGTGGTATGAATGCTAAGGCTAATAACACAAATTTTAATAATTTTTTATTTAAAAATGTTAAATCTCAAAGTATTACTAATATTGGAAAAAGCTATGAAGATGCTACTTGTTCAATAGCATTAATTTTTGATAATCATATAAAAAATTTTTCTTTTTCATATTATGACCCATTGGAAAATAAATTTATAGATAATAAATTTGAAGTTAAATTAGAAATAGATGAGGTTAGTACACAAACTGAATTAAATCCAATAAATAAGGAATTTAATTTTTATTTACAAATTATCAGTTTGTTGATAGCTATTATTTTATTAGTAATAGTATTGGTGTTTAAGCGCTTTTTTTCTTTGGTTGCTGTTGCTTTATTGCTGGCTGCTTTTAGTTTTTTAGGAGATACTAGTATTAAAAGTTCTACATTAAAAGATGGTGCTAATATTAGAATTTTACCGACTGATAATTCTACTATTTTTTATAAAAATAATGGCAAAAAAGAGGTTAAAATTTTAAATGAACAAAAAGGATTTGTGAAAATAGCACTTGATGAAAATACAAGTGGTTGGGTAAAAAATGAAGATATTGAATAAAATCTTAAGTATTTTTCTAGCAATAATCATAGCAATCAGCATTGCTTTTGTAATTGTTTTAATGTTTATTTTCCCTAAAAAAAATTGGGTTATTAGAAAAACTTGGGCAAAATTTATCCGTAAATTGTGCTGTTATAAAATAGAAATAAAAGGCGATTTTAATCCTAATGCAAGAATGATTATCCTAAATCATCGCTCAATGCTAGATATTATCGCACTTGAAGATATATATCCATACGATTTAGCTTGGATTGCAAAAAAACAGATTGAAGAATTATTTTTCTTTGGAAATATCATAAAATTACCTAAAATGATTTCAATAGATAGAGAAAACGCAAGAGATTTTGTAAGAGTTATAAATGAAGCAAACGATAGATTAAATAATAATAGAAACATATCTATGTTTCCTGAAGGAACTAGAAGTGATGGCTATGAGTTATTAAGATTTAAAAAAGGCGCTTCAATGCTAGCTACTAAATTAGATGTTTTAGTTCAACCTGTTGTAATTATTGGTTCAAAAGAGATTTTAGATAGTAAAAGAATAACAATTCACTTAGGTAAAAAACTTACAATAATACCTTTACAACCACTAAAAGCTAATGAATTAGACAATGCAAAAGACTTAATGCAAGAAGCAATTAATGAATATTTCAAGGCTAATGAGTGAATATTTTTATGGTTGCTTTAGGTGGAGCCATTGGTGCTGTTTTAAGATATATTTTAAGCACTTTTATAAATCGTAATTTTGATTTTAAATTCTTTATAGCTGGGACATTAATCGTTAATTTAATAGGCTGTTTTTTGATAGGATTATTTTATGCACTAGCTAAAAATTACGAGAGTTTAAACGAGATAAGATTATTAATAGTAGTAGGATTTTTAGGTGCTTTTACTACTTTTTCATCAATTACTTATGAGAGCATAACATTATTAAAATCATTAGGCTTCGTTGCCTTTAGTGCAAATATTATTTTAAATGTAGTATTTGGACTAATAGCAACTTATATTGCTTTAAATTTTTTTAAATAGGAGAAAATATGGAATTTAAAACCGAAGTAAATCAATTACTTAATTTAATGATTCATTCACTTTACTCAAATAAAGAAATATTTTTAAGAGAGCTTATATCAAACTCAAGCGACGCTATAGATAAGCTAAATTTCTTAAGCCTTAGCGATGAAGCTTATAAAGGAATTAGCTTTAATCCTAGTATTAAAATTAGCATTAATAAAGACGCTAAATTATTAATCATAGAAGATAACGGCATAGGTATGGACGAAGCTGATTTAAATAATAATTTAGGCACAATTGCTTCAAGTGGAACTAAGAAATTCTTAGAAAATTTAAGCGAAGATGCTAAGAAAAATAGCGATTTGATAGGTCAATTTGGTGTTGGATTTTATTCAGCATTTATGGTTGCAAATAAAATTGAAGTTTATACTAAAAAAGCCTTAAGCAATGATTCGTTTTTATGGAGTTCTGATACAAATGGTTATGAAATCACTAAAACAAATAAAGATAGTTTTGGCACAAAAATAGTTCTACATTTAAAAGATGATGAGTTTTTAAACACTCACACTATTGAAAACCTAGTTAGCAAGTATTCAAATCATATTTCTTATCCAATTTTCTTAGAAAAAGAAATAAGTGTTGGCGAAGGAGAAAACGCTAAAACTGAATTAAAATTCGAGCAAATCAATAAAGCAAAAGCTTTATGGAGAGAAAACAAAACAAGCCTTAAAAAAGAAGATTATTTAAAATTCTATGAAGGTATAAGTTATGATAGCAAAGAGCCGATTTTATATGTTCATACTAAAAGTGAGGGCGGTTCTTTAGAATATTCAAGCTTATTTTTTATCCCTGCAAATGCTCCACACGATTTATATAGAGTAGATTATGAAAAAGGTATAAAACTTTATGTAAAAAGAGTATTAATTAGCGAAAAAGAAGAGATTTTACCAAGTTACTTAAGATTTGTTAAAGGTGTGCTTGATGTTGAGGATTTACCTTTAAATGTAAGCCGTGAGATACTACAAGAAAATGTAATTTTAAGAAAAATCAAAGAAATCAGCACTAAAAAGATTTTAGGTGAATTAGAAAAATTACAAAAAAATGATGCTAATAAATATGATGAGTTTTATAAATTATTTGGTGCTGTATTAAAAGAAGCATTGTTTGACCCAAGTGCGAACAAAGATGAGATTTTAGCATTATGCAAATTTGATAATAGTCAAAACGATAGTCAAATCACACTTGATGAATATTGTGCTAATTTAGGCGAAAATAAAACTATTTATTATCTAATCGGTGAAAATAAAGAATTATTAAAACACTCACCTTTACTTGAAAGCTACAAAAAAAATGGCATAAATGTATTGCTTTTAAGCGACAAGATTGACCCAATTGTAATTCCTATGGTTCATAAATATAAAGATTTTGATTTAAAAGCTATAAACGAAGTTGATGAA
This window harbors:
- a CDS encoding SH3 domain-containing protein — translated: MKKILLLIFSIIMFAAPTKELSVMDAQVYTNLTQNDEANFDSNVKEEFNDNIELVIDTKFSKKNVKVNEIFYVDVVINSNYEINFTPEISFNNSVDMQILNKKFDFISEKGVYKTRIYMQANTANAKLSGMSASLFRNTQLVGKSSVLFEPIIIETLPFNKDYSNLVASNLEISALKCTMYDDENTICGMNAKANNTNFNNFLFKNVKSQSITNIGKSYEDATCSIALIFDNHIKNFSFSYYDPLENKFIDNKFEVKLEIDEVSTQTELNPINKEFNFYLQIISLLIAIILLVIVLVFKRFFSLVAVALLLAAFSFLGDTSIKSSTLKDGANIRILPTDNSTIFYKNNGKKEVKILNEQKGFVKIALDENTSGWVKNEDIE
- a CDS encoding lysophospholipid acyltransferase family protein, translating into MKILNKILSIFLAIIIAISIAFVIVLMFIFPKKNWVIRKTWAKFIRKLCCYKIEIKGDFNPNARMIILNHRSMLDIIALEDIYPYDLAWIAKKQIEELFFFGNIIKLPKMISIDRENARDFVRVINEANDRLNNNRNISMFPEGTRSDGYELLRFKKGASMLATKLDVLVQPVVIIGSKEILDSKRITIHLGKKLTIIPLQPLKANELDNAKDLMQEAINEYFKANE
- the crcB gene encoding fluoride efflux transporter CrcB, with the translated sequence MNIFMVALGGAIGAVLRYILSTFINRNFDFKFFIAGTLIVNLIGCFLIGLFYALAKNYESLNEIRLLIVVGFLGAFTTFSSITYESITLLKSLGFVAFSANIILNVVFGLIATYIALNFFK
- the htpG gene encoding molecular chaperone HtpG → MEFKTEVNQLLNLMIHSLYSNKEIFLRELISNSSDAIDKLNFLSLSDEAYKGISFNPSIKISINKDAKLLIIEDNGIGMDEADLNNNLGTIASSGTKKFLENLSEDAKKNSDLIGQFGVGFYSAFMVANKIEVYTKKALSNDSFLWSSDTNGYEITKTNKDSFGTKIVLHLKDDEFLNTHTIENLVSKYSNHISYPIFLEKEISVGEGENAKTELKFEQINKAKALWRENKTSLKKEDYLKFYEGISYDSKEPILYVHTKSEGGSLEYSSLFFIPANAPHDLYRVDYEKGIKLYVKRVLISEKEEILPSYLRFVKGVLDVEDLPLNVSREILQENVILRKIKEISTKKILGELEKLQKNDANKYDEFYKLFGAVLKEALFDPSANKDEILALCKFDNSQNDSQITLDEYCANLGENKTIYYLIGENKELLKHSPLLESYKKNGINVLLLSDKIDPIVIPMVHKYKDFDLKAINEVDEIKKDELNDEQKGFCEKLSKILENDVKEVVLSNSLESSLSSLVYDTKDQEYMMAKMMAQFSGEKMNAKGVLQLNAKHELVAKLINENNEDSLKNLAFIAYGTAALAQGLEFAKVSEFNEAVINLAKKAF
- a CDS encoding S41 family peptidase translates to MSVYLNLIGAIVKFNKKLFLCVALGLSLFAKTDEEAERQAFSKLIQTFRMIEANYVDEITIQQLVDKSLEGLLSNLDAHSAFLNEKNFKSLQESTNGEFGGLGMTLSIKDNAITVIAPIEGTPADKIGIKSGDVILKIENESTIGMNLDDAVSKMRGKPNTKINITIYRKGEKKPLDFTITRDIIKVESVYTKKIENTDFLYIRITSFDRNVVSKVKDALAINKDIKGIVIDLRNNPGGLLNQATDLLNLFIDKGILVSQKGRNEESKEDTVAIKSFATHTKLPISIIVNGGSASASEIVSGAMQDRKRAIIVGEKTFGKGSVQMVREIGNNEGVKLTIAKYYLPSGRTIQAVGVTPDIIVYPGKVNTEDNGFNIKESDLKKHLENELEKIDDKKDDKKDDKNLITEENINNDAQLKSAIDALRILVIKGN